GCTCGGAAATGACCAAATCGTGACGCGACGTCGGCATCCCGCTGGTCTTTCACAATGCCTCTACCCAACGGGCGCGCGTTGAGATACTCTCCGGCCCCATGCGTGCGGTCAGCCTAAACGTCACCGCGGGTCTGCGAGCGGATGAGCCCCGGGATATGTTCAAGTTCGCCACCATGGCGAGCATTGCTTGCGGTGGCCCGGGCGTCGATGACCGTACGATCAAGCGGGCCATCACGTACGCGAAGGAATCTTGGGCAAAGATAGTCGCGCTCGTGTCGTATCCATCCCATGGCGGCCCGATCGGAGCCGAACCGGATCCGGAAGACGTTCGGAACACGGTTCGCGATCAATGCGTTGCGCTACTTCGCGTGGCCGAGTGGCAAGGGGCGCGCATTTTCGCCATCAAGGCCACCGATTCGCTGCTCGAAGCCGCTACCGCGAATCGCACCATCGCCGATGCGATCCTCGATGGAGCGTTCGAGGGTTTGTCGATGGACGTGCCGTTCATCGGACCGTTCGAAGGCCCCATGCTCGACTACGTGCGAACGGGGGGCCTCGATTATCTGCGCGAAGCCTATGCGGATCGAGGCTACCGGCCCGATGGTACGCTTTTGCCGCCCTCTGACCCGGGGTATTTCGTCCACGATCCAGCCGTAGCAGGCGAAAACGCGCTGCGCCTCGCGCGCACCAGCCGTTTCGATGCGATTGGCGTTCACGGAGACGAAAGTCGAGCCGTCGACATTGCGGGCAAAGTACGCACGACGCTCGAAAACCAAGGTCTCTTGTCGCGTTGACTGCGCCTCGCCGGTTTCGCCCATGAACTGCCCCAAATGCAAGTCATCCATGGAGATCATCGTTTTCGAGGGCATCGAGGTCGATAGATGCACGAAATGCAAGGGCCTTTTCTTCGATAGCCGGGAGAACGAACGGCTCAAGTCCATGCGCGGGTCGGAAGTGATCGACTCGGGCGACCCCGTCTTGGGTCGAAAACACAACACGATACGCCACGTGTGCTGCCCGCGTGACGGTACGCCAATGGTGCGCATGGTGGACCCGGCGCAATCGCATCTTTGGTACGAAACGTGTTCCACGTGCGGCGGCGTTTATTTCGATGCCGGCGAGTTTCGTGATTACAAAGACCACACCATCTTCGACTTCATTCGAGATGTTTTTGCAAGGCCGCGAACTTGAAACGTGCCTTTGAAGCTCGGCGAGCACCCGCGTTGCGAATCGAAATTGAAATCCCGACACGTTCCGCGTTGCAAAATTGAAATGCCCGAGTGCGTCATCCTGGCGTAATTCAGCGAATTTTCATTGATATCGGGTTGGCCCGCGAGTTGCAACATGCATTGGCCGAGCGCCTGTTCCGGTTTTCCCCCCCCACCGTCGAGCAGGCGCTCTTTTTTTGTCTTGCGCTGGCGAAACAAACGGGCTGGTCTAAGAAGTCAGACTTCGCTTTCTTCAATCGTGGAGGTCCTTCGCATGCGCAACGCAACCATTTTTCCATTGGGTCTAGGCCTTGGAATCACCTTGAGCATCGTCGTCGTCGGCTGCTCGGCGACGCCCCCTGGAGGTACGTTCGGCAATTCAGGCGGCGCAGCCGGTGAAGGCGGCGCTGGAGGTTCCGCGGGGCAAGGTGGCGCTGCAGGCCAAGGCGGCGCTGCAGGCGAAGCTGGATCCGGCGGCGAAGGCGGCTTCAATTTCCCGACGGATGGCGGCATGCCCGACCCGCAAACACCGGGCGAGGTCTTCGGACACAGCGCGGGCACGCTCTACAAGCTCGAACCTTATTCGAAACAAGTCACCGTCATCGGTAACTTCCAAGGCTGTTCGAGCGTCATCGATTTGGCGATCGACAAGGATTCGAACATCATCGCGACGACGTTTGGTGGGTTGTATTGGATTGACAAGACAAACGCCAAATGCACGTTGATTTCAAACGGGAGTTACCCGAATTCACTATCGTTCGTTCCCGCAGGAACGCTCGATCCGAACAACGATGTGCTGGTGGGGTATCAAGGTTCGACCTACGTGCGTATCAGCACGACGTCGGGTCAAGTGCAGCAAATCGGTAACATCGGCAGCGGCTTCAGCTCGAGCGGCGACATCGTATCCGTCAAAGGCGGCGGCACGTATTTGACGGTCAATGGCAATGGCTGCGGCGATTGCTTGATCGAGGTCGATCCGAAAACCGGGGCGCTCGTGAAGAATTGGGGCCCCACCGGATATGGCTCCGTATTTGGCATCGCGTTTTGGGCCGGCAGCGTCTACGGCTTCACCGATTACGGGCAGCTATTCGAAATGACGTTCGTCAATGGGCAACTCATCATTTCCGGCGAGATTCCGATACCGAATGCCCCCGGAAATCTTTCATTCTGGGGCGCTGGTTCCACGACGATCGCTCCACCCGAACCTCCCCCGAAGTAGCCGGCTGCTACTCCTTGTCATCCCGCCCATTCCCCAGCCATCCCTTTTTCCAATAGAATACGAAAAGCCCGCACACGCTGAGCGCCATGAACGCGATCGACGCGAGATAACCATAACGCCATTTCAGCTCCGGCATGTTGTACGGCGATACTTCCGTGTCGAAATTCATCCCATACACGCCGGCGATGAACGTGAGCGGCAAAAATATGGTCGAAATGATGGTCAAGACCTTCATGATCTCGTTCATGCGATTCGACATGCCGGACAAATACACATCCATGAGACCCGACGCGATTTCGCGAAACGTCTCCACCATATCCATCACTTGCACCGCATGGTCGTACGTGTCGCGCAAATACAGCCGCGTATTTTCCTGGATATGATGCGATTCGTCACGAAGGAGCGAGTTCGCGAGCTCCCGTTGAGGCCAAATGGCTCGCCGAAGCTGCAATAAATCACGCTTGATGTCGTGAATGCGACGCGCCGTGTGCCGTTTCCCCCTCAAAGCCTCGAGCTCGATTTCATCGATTTTGTCGCCAATCTTCTCGAGTACCGGGTAAAACCCATCGATGATCGCGTCGAGCAGCGCGTATGCCAAATAATCCGCCCCACCGAGCCGCATGAGCGCTCGGCCCTTTCGAATACGTTCTCGCACGGGCTCGAATACGTCCGCGCTGGGTTCTTCTTGAACCGTTAGGACAAACCCTTTACCAAACACGATTGCGACTTGCTCCGTCACGATCGCATCCTTTGCATTCATTTGCGCCATGCGAGAAATGATCACGTGCTGGCCGTGGTACACGTCGCTTTTGGGCCTTTGCGGTACATTGACCACATCCTCGAGCGCCAAGGGATGAATTTTGAATATTTCGCCGAGTTTTTCGAATGTGGGTTTGTGGCCAATACCTTGCACGTCGATCCAGGTAATGCTCGTCGCTTCGTCGTGCAAATACTCGACGCATTCCTCGACCGAATCGATCCACCGTTCGACGACGCGTTTGTCGCAATAGTCCATCATGTAAATTTTCGGCGGCTCGGTGTCGTGCACGACGAGCGTTCCCGG
Above is a genomic segment from Polyangiaceae bacterium containing:
- a CDS encoding LamB/YcsF family protein, whose amino-acid sequence is MRAVSLNVTAGLRADEPRDMFKFATMASIACGGPGVDDRTIKRAITYAKESWAKIVALVSYPSHGGPIGAEPDPEDVRNTVRDQCVALLRVAEWQGARIFAIKATDSLLEAATANRTIADAILDGAFEGLSMDVPFIGPFEGPMLDYVRTGGLDYLREAYADRGYRPDGTLLPPSDPGYFVHDPAVAGENALRLARTSRFDAIGVHGDESRAVDIAGKVRTTLENQGLLSR
- a CDS encoding zf-TFIIB domain-containing protein, whose amino-acid sequence is MNCPKCKSSMEIIVFEGIEVDRCTKCKGLFFDSRENERLKSMRGSEVIDSGDPVLGRKHNTIRHVCCPRDGTPMVRMVDPAQSHLWYETCSTCGGVYFDAGEFRDYKDHTIFDFIRDVFARPRT
- the corA gene encoding magnesium/cobalt transporter CorA, whose protein sequence is MRPMSESARATDAPPPPSSRGGTGRRQRTSLIFSNEPAPGAPPGTLVVHDTEPPKIYMMDYCDKRVVERWIDSVEECVEYLHDEATSITWIDVQGIGHKPTFEKLGEIFKIHPLALEDVVNVPQRPKSDVYHGQHVIISRMAQMNAKDAIVTEQVAIVFGKGFVLTVQEEPSADVFEPVRERIRKGRALMRLGGADYLAYALLDAIIDGFYPVLEKIGDKIDEIELEALRGKRHTARRIHDIKRDLLQLRRAIWPQRELANSLLRDESHHIQENTRLYLRDTYDHAVQVMDMVETFREIASGLMDVYLSGMSNRMNEIMKVLTIISTIFLPLTFIAGVYGMNFDTEVSPYNMPELKWRYGYLASIAFMALSVCGLFVFYWKKGWLGNGRDDKE